One Paraburkholderia caffeinilytica DNA segment encodes these proteins:
- a CDS encoding molybdopterin-dependent oxidoreductase encodes MTKVSAAMDGGKSRFRGAWWGLGLILAFAAWSMQAQAQPQAESLPLSLDVKGKIGKTNDAAHQKYHFTEAQLLALPAHSITTATTWTPRSTFTGPLLADILKTVGASGSAVEIHTLDDYTYTIPVSDCDRYGVVVAYSMNGRRLKISDFGPLFLIYPRDAFPDELMGAAGDSKFVWQIKALIVK; translated from the coding sequence ATGACCAAGGTAAGTGCAGCGATGGATGGCGGGAAAAGCCGCTTCAGAGGCGCGTGGTGGGGACTGGGTCTGATCCTCGCCTTTGCCGCGTGGAGCATGCAGGCACAGGCACAGCCGCAGGCTGAGTCGTTGCCCTTATCGCTCGACGTGAAGGGCAAAATCGGCAAGACTAACGATGCGGCGCATCAGAAGTATCACTTTACCGAGGCGCAATTGCTCGCGCTGCCGGCTCATTCGATTACGACCGCCACCACCTGGACTCCACGTTCCACCTTCACAGGACCGCTGCTCGCGGATATCCTGAAGACAGTCGGCGCATCCGGCAGCGCAGTCGAGATCCATACGCTCGACGACTACACCTACACCATTCCGGTGTCGGACTGCGATCGCTACGGCGTGGTCGTTGCGTACAGCATGAACGGCCGGCGCCTGAAGATCAGCGACTTCGGGCCGCTGTTTCTTATCTATCCGCGCGACGCGTTTCCCGATGAACTCATGGGCGCGGCGGGCGACTCGAAATTCGTATGGCAGATCAAGGCACTCATCGTCAAATAA
- a CDS encoding phosphoribosyltransferase: MNKPVLPLTYEQLDHWIESLQPALLAEGFTIAIGILRGGAPLALMVSHAAGTPVAFLRYDRQTRTVAWDSTLPIPPAGSKVLLCEDIAGRGFTLTDCIAFLRQHGLEVRTLTAAVDDLSRMQPDYAIDARGYFALFPWERQAYTERYREDWKRVEAGAAQAGAAPVMADDHEYATYAIDLDGILLPDVPLARYDEDLAAALAERDALLPFEVLPGIDLQRVRTIITGRPELDRARTEAWLARHGFGHMQLAMRTPGMHDESPAGAAAHKAAAALRGGVTHFVESDPVQALLIAQQAPLLRVIWWDALTQTGMLVGARAWR; this comes from the coding sequence ATGAACAAGCCGGTTTTGCCCCTGACGTACGAACAACTCGATCACTGGATCGAATCGCTGCAACCCGCGTTGCTGGCGGAGGGTTTTACGATCGCGATCGGCATTCTGCGTGGCGGCGCGCCGCTTGCGCTGATGGTTTCGCATGCGGCCGGCACGCCGGTCGCCTTCCTGCGTTACGACCGCCAGACGCGCACGGTCGCCTGGGATTCGACGCTGCCGATCCCGCCAGCGGGTTCCAAAGTGCTGCTGTGCGAGGACATCGCGGGGCGCGGCTTTACGCTGACCGATTGCATCGCGTTCCTGCGGCAGCATGGCCTCGAAGTCAGGACACTGACCGCCGCGGTCGACGACCTGAGCCGCATGCAACCCGACTACGCGATCGACGCCCGCGGCTACTTCGCGCTGTTTCCGTGGGAGCGCCAGGCCTACACCGAGCGTTATCGCGAGGACTGGAAGCGCGTTGAAGCGGGGGCCGCCCAAGCGGGGGCCGCGCCCGTCATGGCCGACGATCATGAATACGCCACCTACGCGATCGACCTCGACGGCATTCTGCTACCCGACGTGCCGCTCGCGCGCTACGACGAGGATCTGGCCGCGGCGCTCGCCGAACGCGACGCGCTGCTGCCGTTCGAGGTGCTGCCGGGCATCGATTTGCAGCGCGTGCGCACGATCATCACCGGCCGGCCGGAACTGGATCGCGCGCGCACCGAAGCGTGGCTCGCGCGGCACGGCTTCGGTCATATGCAACTGGCGATGCGCACGCCCGGCATGCACGACGAAAGTCCCGCCGGCGCCGCCGCTCACAAAGCTGCTGCGGCATTGCGCGGCGGCGTCACGCATTTTGTCGAGAGCGATCCGGTGCAGGCGCTGCTGATTGCCCAGCAGGCGCCGTTGCTGCGCGTGATCTGGTGGGACGCGCTCACGCAAACGGGGATGCTGGTGGGCGCGCGCGCGTGGAGGTAA
- a CDS encoding ATP-binding domain-containing protein — MARIVPDDWKSLAATGAAARERETLALLEGALSDGYTVYHGVHWTRLNQNFSVFGEADFVIVSPAGRVMIVEQKTGFLRETPKGLVKVYLQTERNVAIALAHTVETLHRRFTAAFGAGTYFIEELLYCPDHIVKDAAIAGVNPARIVDATRKDRLAAIIREALPADEPRLACAPKIHHFLADELSLTPDASALVGQAGTLVTRLAGGLATWARRLEFAPFRLRVIGTAGSGKTQLAVQVMKDAAARGQRPLYVCFNRPLADHIARVAPPEAKVANYHQLCDWIARDAGREPDFQSGDVFNQLEMTFADTPVGARWQFDVLIVDEGQDFQQPWVAALERLLRPGAAWWWLEDPLQNLYMREPVELPGWTTLKETTNYRSPRDILDYVREVVGASVPVAAGLASGSPFDGSDISLSVYDEANAAEGSIEATKRAITQALSLGFRKQDIAVLSFRGREGSAMTAQDHLGPHRLRSFTGKYDLFGNPAYREGDVLFESIYRFKGQAAPCVILTEVDFERFDERIARKLFVGATRATMKLIIVASQRAAAHLHLRDGKEVKETKEVKEAKEA; from the coding sequence ATGGCCCGCATTGTCCCCGACGACTGGAAGAGCCTCGCCGCCACCGGCGCGGCGGCACGCGAACGCGAAACCCTTGCGTTGCTGGAAGGGGCGCTTTCCGATGGCTACACCGTCTATCACGGCGTGCACTGGACCCGCCTGAACCAGAACTTTTCGGTGTTCGGCGAGGCCGACTTCGTGATCGTCAGCCCGGCCGGGCGCGTGATGATCGTCGAACAGAAAACCGGCTTCCTGCGCGAAACGCCCAAAGGGCTCGTCAAGGTCTATCTTCAGACAGAACGCAATGTGGCGATCGCTCTCGCGCATACCGTCGAAACGCTGCACCGGCGCTTCACCGCGGCGTTCGGCGCGGGCACGTATTTCATCGAGGAACTGCTGTATTGCCCCGACCACATCGTCAAGGATGCGGCGATCGCCGGCGTGAATCCCGCGCGGATCGTCGACGCGACGCGTAAGGACCGGCTTGCCGCGATCATTCGCGAAGCCTTGCCGGCCGACGAACCGCGCCTCGCTTGCGCACCGAAGATCCACCATTTTCTCGCCGACGAACTTTCGCTTACGCCCGACGCCAGCGCGCTGGTCGGCCAGGCCGGCACGCTCGTCACGCGTCTGGCCGGTGGTCTCGCGACCTGGGCGCGACGGCTCGAGTTTGCGCCGTTCCGGCTGCGCGTAATCGGCACGGCCGGTTCCGGCAAGACGCAACTGGCGGTGCAGGTGATGAAGGACGCCGCGGCGCGTGGCCAGCGGCCTTTGTACGTGTGCTTCAACCGCCCGCTGGCGGATCACATTGCGCGGGTCGCGCCGCCCGAGGCAAAGGTGGCGAACTATCACCAGCTATGCGACTGGATTGCACGCGACGCGGGCCGCGAGCCGGATTTCCAGTCCGGCGACGTATTCAATCAGCTTGAAATGACTTTCGCCGACACCCCGGTCGGCGCGCGCTGGCAATTCGACGTGTTGATCGTCGACGAAGGGCAGGACTTCCAGCAGCCGTGGGTGGCGGCACTCGAGCGTCTTTTGAGGCCGGGCGCCGCGTGGTGGTGGCTCGAAGATCCGCTGCAGAATCTGTACATGCGCGAGCCGGTCGAGCTGCCCGGCTGGACCACGCTGAAAGAGACCACCAACTATCGCAGTCCGCGCGACATTCTCGATTATGTGCGCGAGGTGGTGGGCGCCTCGGTGCCGGTCGCGGCCGGTCTGGCGTCGGGCAGCCCGTTCGACGGTTCCGATATTTCGCTCTCCGTCTACGACGAGGCGAATGCCGCTGAAGGCAGCATCGAGGCGACCAAGCGGGCGATCACGCAGGCGTTGTCGCTCGGCTTTCGCAAGCAGGACATTGCCGTGCTGTCGTTTCGCGGCCGCGAGGGCTCGGCGATGACCGCGCAGGATCATCTCGGTCCGCATCGGTTGCGCAGTTTCACGGGTAAGTACGATCTGTTCGGCAACCCGGCGTATCGCGAAGGGGATGTGCTGTTCGAGTCGATCTACCGCTTCAAGGGGCAGGCGGCGCCGTGCGTGATTCTCACGGAAGTCGATTTCGAACGATTCGACGAGCGTATTGCACGCAAGCTGTTCGTCGGCGCCACGCGTGCGACGATGAAGCTGATCATCGTCGCCTCGCAGCGGGCCGCCGCGCATTTGCATCTGCGCGATGGCAAGGAGGTCAAGGAGACCAAAGAGGTCAAAGAGGCGAAAGAAGCCTAG
- a CDS encoding glutathione S-transferase family protein, with product MITIWGRANSVNVQKVLWCCDELVLPYERIDAGLQFGRNNEPDYLTMNPTGKIPTLVDDDFVLWESNSILRYLVLQYAESSLLYPSEPRLRASIDRWLDWSLTTLQPAEKPVFWALVRTPAAERDDHKLATDLNAVTLLWRLLDNHLQGRFFLEGEKFTLADIVIGAYAKRWVGLEGVERPPLPNLERWYSRIATRPGFKKYVDFPLT from the coding sequence ATGATCACGATCTGGGGACGCGCCAACTCGGTCAACGTACAGAAAGTCTTGTGGTGTTGCGACGAACTGGTGCTGCCATACGAGCGCATCGACGCGGGCCTGCAATTCGGCCGTAACAACGAACCCGACTACCTGACGATGAACCCGACTGGCAAGATTCCGACGCTGGTCGACGACGACTTCGTGCTGTGGGAATCGAACTCGATCCTGCGCTATCTGGTGCTGCAATACGCCGAATCGAGCCTTCTGTATCCGTCCGAGCCGAGACTGCGCGCGAGCATCGACCGCTGGCTCGACTGGTCGCTCACCACGCTGCAACCCGCTGAAAAACCGGTGTTCTGGGCCCTCGTGCGCACCCCGGCCGCCGAGCGCGACGACCACAAGCTCGCCACCGACCTCAACGCGGTCACGCTGCTGTGGCGCCTGCTGGACAACCATCTGCAAGGCCGCTTCTTCCTCGAAGGCGAGAAGTTCACGCTCGCCGATATCGTGATCGGCGCGTACGCAAAACGCTGGGTCGGGCTGGAAGGTGTCGAGCGCCCGCCGCTGCCGAATCTGGAGCGTTGGTATTCGCGGATTGCGACACGCCCGGGGTTCAAGAAATACGTCGATTTCCCGCTGACTTAA
- a CDS encoding Fur family transcriptional regulator, with the protein MKTAKPAVTANKATSAAAAHHHEPGREHNGHGESQEAALTLAEEYCRERGEKLTPIRRKVLELLLNSGRATKAYSLLDDMRQIHPGSAPPTVYRALDFLLSAGLVHRIESINAFTVCHDLTQCQHGILVVCQQCGNVTELHQPKLRQALVAQIEDAGYRLASDEIELKGLCSACQAAEAVSAGAAAPAAAAK; encoded by the coding sequence ATGAAGACCGCCAAGCCCGCCGTGACCGCCAATAAAGCCACCTCTGCCGCCGCCGCTCATCATCATGAGCCGGGGCGCGAGCACAATGGGCACGGCGAATCGCAGGAAGCCGCACTGACCCTCGCGGAAGAGTATTGCCGCGAGCGCGGCGAAAAACTCACGCCGATCCGCCGCAAAGTGCTCGAATTGCTGCTGAATTCCGGGCGCGCCACCAAAGCTTATTCGTTGCTCGACGACATGCGCCAGATCCATCCCGGCTCGGCGCCGCCCACGGTTTACCGGGCGCTGGACTTTCTGCTCTCGGCAGGCCTCGTGCACCGGATCGAATCGATCAACGCATTCACCGTCTGTCACGATCTGACGCAATGCCAGCACGGCATTCTGGTGGTTTGCCAGCAATGCGGCAACGTCACGGAACTGCATCAGCCGAAGCTGCGCCAGGCGCTCGTCGCGCAAATCGAAGACGCGGGCTACCGCCTTGCAAGCGATGAAATCGAATTGAAGGGATTGTGTTCTGCCTGTCAGGCAGCGGAAGCGGTTAGCGCCGGCGCTGCCGCACCGGCCGCCGCCGCCAAATAA
- a CDS encoding response regulator, translating into MNSDTAAAKIGGKQQGDTLAESDGLTGFLEQQQNMNGALRLDQATIVLVEDDPDSRESLALLLEAEGAHVVAVADAEEGVEAALRLLPDAVVCDLELPAMDGFYLIQRLRDHEIRGDHAPSVAVALTGHTDDAYRLRSIGEGFQHFMTKPALPEDLVTLLHDAIDARAAG; encoded by the coding sequence ATGAACAGCGATACCGCAGCCGCGAAAATCGGCGGCAAACAGCAGGGCGATACGTTGGCCGAGTCTGATGGCCTAACCGGTTTTCTAGAGCAACAGCAGAACATGAACGGAGCATTGAGACTCGATCAGGCCACGATCGTGCTCGTCGAAGACGACCCGGATAGCCGGGAATCACTGGCCTTGTTACTCGAGGCGGAAGGGGCGCATGTCGTCGCAGTGGCGGATGCGGAAGAGGGTGTCGAAGCGGCGCTGCGGCTGTTGCCCGATGCCGTGGTGTGCGACCTCGAATTGCCGGCCATGGACGGCTTTTATCTGATCCAGCGGCTGCGCGATCACGAGATTCGCGGCGACCACGCGCCTTCGGTGGCCGTGGCGCTCACCGGACATACCGACGACGCTTACCGCTTACGCAGCATCGGCGAAGGCTTTCAGCATTTCATGACCAAGCCGGCATTGCCCGAAGACCTCGTGACACTCCTGCACGACGCAATCGACGCCCGCGCGGCGGGCTGA
- a CDS encoding TetR/AcrR family transcriptional regulator, which translates to MARITSDDREVKRSPRSTAAAKARKLSKPASSAAGDSANASIPAPPSAPARRPGRPSGSARGPEQRSRLLDAALALFARQGIVDTTLGEIAREAGFTPAMMHYYFKTRDQLLDVLIDERFAPLRAGIGVPFQENPDDPVAAITQLAQRLVKTASDNPWFPSLWVREVISDGGLLRQRMHERFGDASQKASLLAIARWQKEGRLNAGLEPSLVFVTLLGMTILPLAASKLWRNDPARRNIGSEEIAQHAVALLVQGVGPGKAG; encoded by the coding sequence ATGGCAAGGATTACGTCAGATGACAGGGAAGTGAAACGCTCGCCACGCAGCACGGCTGCCGCCAAGGCGCGAAAGCTTTCGAAGCCGGCGTCGAGCGCCGCGGGCGATTCTGCGAACGCTTCAATTCCCGCACCACCGTCCGCACCCGCGCGGCGCCCAGGCAGGCCCTCGGGCTCGGCGCGCGGCCCCGAGCAGCGCAGCCGTCTGCTGGACGCCGCGCTTGCCCTGTTCGCGCGGCAGGGCATCGTCGACACCACGCTCGGAGAGATTGCCCGCGAGGCGGGTTTCACGCCGGCGATGATGCATTACTACTTCAAGACGCGAGATCAACTGCTCGACGTGCTGATCGATGAGCGTTTTGCGCCGTTGCGCGCGGGGATTGGCGTGCCGTTTCAGGAAAATCCCGACGATCCCGTGGCGGCCATCACGCAACTTGCGCAGCGATTGGTGAAGACGGCGAGCGACAATCCGTGGTTTCCGTCGCTGTGGGTGCGCGAAGTGATCAGCGACGGTGGCTTGCTGCGCCAGCGCATGCACGAACGGTTCGGCGACGCGAGTCAGAAGGCGTCGCTGTTGGCCATCGCGCGCTGGCAAAAGGAAGGGCGCCTGAATGCGGGGCTGGAGCCGTCACTGGTGTTCGTCACGCTGCTGGGTATGACGATTCTGCCGCTGGCCGCCTCGAAGCTGTGGCGTAACGATCCGGCCCGGCGCAACATCGGCAGCGAGGAGATCGCCCAACACGCGGTAGCCTTGCTGGTGCAGGGCGTCGGTCCGGGCAAAGCGGGCTGA
- a CDS encoding MDR family MFS transporter translates to MNPSTTTQPPGLTRPDVHPEAQSGPQANDHPPIRLLFPALLLVMLLAALDQTIVSTALPTIVGELGGLNNLSWVVTAYLLSSTIVVPLYGKFGDLFGRKIVLQTAIVVFLVGSALCGVAQNMTQLIVLRALQGLGGGGLLVVTMAAIADVIPPAERGRFQGVFGGVFGLATVVGPLLGGFLVEHLSWRWIFYINLPLGIISLAVIGAVFKPHVQHVKHTIDYMGAAFLAGALTCIILFTSQGGTILPWSSPQLWLTLAMGLVAIWGFIHEERSAVEPIMPLELFKQRTFLLSSLIGFIIGVSMFGSVTFLPLYLQVVKGSTPTEAGIQMLPMMGGLFVMSMVTGRVISKIGKYRIFPIAGTFLVAVAMVLLARLQIGTPIRVMYIDMGILGFGLGMVMQVLILAVQNTVEFKHMGVATSGATLFRSIGGSIGVAGFGAVFSNGLAARLEKLIPADTELPHALGPAAIHQLPEALRDDYLQAFAGALHTVYLSAACVVVLAFALAWFLKDHPLRKH, encoded by the coding sequence ATGAACCCATCGACAACGACCCAACCTCCCGGGCTGACGCGGCCCGATGTGCACCCAGAAGCGCAGTCCGGCCCGCAGGCCAATGACCACCCGCCGATCCGTCTGCTGTTTCCGGCGCTGCTGCTGGTCATGCTACTCGCCGCGCTCGATCAGACGATCGTCTCGACGGCGCTGCCGACCATCGTCGGCGAACTCGGCGGGCTCAACAATCTTTCGTGGGTAGTCACCGCCTACCTGCTCAGCTCGACCATCGTCGTGCCGCTGTATGGCAAATTCGGCGATCTGTTCGGCCGCAAGATCGTGCTGCAAACGGCGATCGTCGTGTTCCTCGTCGGCTCCGCGCTGTGCGGGGTCGCCCAGAACATGACCCAGTTGATCGTGCTGCGGGCGCTGCAAGGACTCGGCGGCGGCGGTCTGCTGGTCGTGACGATGGCGGCCATTGCCGACGTGATTCCGCCCGCTGAGCGCGGCCGCTTCCAGGGCGTATTCGGCGGCGTGTTCGGTCTCGCCACGGTAGTCGGGCCGCTGCTTGGCGGCTTTCTCGTCGAGCACCTGTCATGGCGCTGGATTTTCTACATCAACCTGCCGCTCGGCATCATCTCGCTGGCTGTGATCGGCGCGGTCTTCAAACCGCACGTACAGCATGTGAAGCACACCATCGACTACATGGGCGCCGCGTTTCTCGCCGGCGCGCTCACCTGCATCATCCTGTTCACGAGCCAGGGCGGCACGATCCTGCCGTGGTCGTCGCCGCAATTGTGGCTCACGCTGGCGATGGGGCTGGTGGCGATCTGGGGCTTCATCCACGAAGAGCGCTCCGCCGTCGAGCCGATCATGCCGCTCGAACTCTTCAAACAACGCACGTTTTTGCTGAGCAGTCTGATCGGCTTCATCATCGGCGTGTCGATGTTCGGCTCGGTCACGTTCCTGCCGCTGTATCTGCAAGTGGTCAAAGGCTCGACGCCTACGGAAGCCGGCATACAGATGCTGCCGATGATGGGCGGCCTGTTCGTGATGTCGATGGTGACGGGACGCGTCATCAGCAAGATCGGCAAGTACCGCATTTTTCCGATCGCCGGCACGTTTCTCGTGGCCGTCGCCATGGTGCTGCTCGCACGCCTGCAGATCGGCACGCCGATTCGTGTGATGTATATCGACATGGGCATTCTCGGCTTCGGTCTCGGCATGGTGATGCAGGTGCTGATTCTTGCCGTGCAGAATACGGTCGAGTTCAAGCACATGGGTGTCGCCACGTCAGGCGCGACGCTGTTCCGTTCAATCGGCGGCTCGATCGGCGTGGCCGGTTTTGGTGCGGTGTTTTCGAACGGCCTTGCCGCGCGTCTGGAAAAACTGATTCCGGCCGACACCGAACTGCCGCACGCGCTCGGACCGGCGGCCATCCACCAGTTGCCTGAAGCGTTGCGTGACGATTATCTGCAAGCGTTTGCCGGTGCCTTGCACACGGTGTATCTCTCGGCGGCCTGCGTCGTCGTGCTGGCCTTTGCGCTCGCCTGGTTTCTGAAGGATCATCCGCTGCGCAAGCATTGA
- a CDS encoding TAXI family TRAP transporter solute-binding subunit — MLKRLLTGWLGLALMIVSSFAGAEPAHYKIVTGPERGTYIQIGQDLSKWVAQPAGIDLEVMASKGSAENVQRMRFEPGVKLALVQSDVYQAFIDMANAGNADAGTTIRPLRLIMPLYDEEINVVVRADSPMKTFADIKDKSISVGLLGSGTAQTATTLYHLMFGQAIPEQNVQHLNNEDALAALIVKKVDVAIIVVGQPAKLFNDMNPELLQQIRPLKIDPNAPETARAKQTYFPTALRATSYPNWLKEDVPTLTVKAFLVTYDYGLRGTVGNLNHFADSLCANFDNLQEHGHPKWKQVKLELPPLVRGWKYYGPVEKHLRACLANRSAAINATAAQAVQKPRAPCTDQERLLLLCK, encoded by the coding sequence ATGCTGAAGAGACTTCTGACGGGATGGCTGGGGCTGGCGCTGATGATCGTGTCTTCGTTTGCCGGCGCGGAACCCGCGCACTACAAGATCGTCACCGGTCCGGAGCGCGGCACGTACATCCAGATCGGTCAGGATCTGTCGAAATGGGTGGCGCAGCCGGCGGGCATCGACCTGGAAGTGATGGCCTCGAAGGGCTCGGCCGAAAACGTGCAGCGCATGCGCTTCGAGCCGGGCGTGAAGCTCGCGCTGGTGCAGTCCGACGTGTATCAGGCCTTCATCGACATGGCCAATGCCGGCAATGCCGACGCGGGCACGACAATCCGGCCGCTGCGGCTCATCATGCCGCTCTACGACGAGGAAATAAACGTCGTGGTGCGCGCGGATTCACCGATGAAAACCTTCGCCGACATCAAGGACAAAAGCATTAGCGTGGGCCTGCTCGGCAGCGGCACGGCGCAAACCGCCACGACTCTCTATCACCTGATGTTCGGTCAGGCGATTCCCGAGCAGAACGTCCAGCACCTGAACAATGAAGATGCGCTGGCCGCATTGATCGTCAAGAAGGTGGACGTTGCGATCATCGTGGTCGGGCAGCCGGCAAAACTGTTCAACGACATGAATCCCGAATTGCTGCAACAGATCCGCCCTCTGAAGATCGATCCCAACGCGCCCGAAACCGCCCGCGCAAAACAGACGTATTTTCCCACGGCGCTCCGCGCGACCAGCTATCCGAACTGGCTGAAGGAAGATGTTCCCACGCTGACGGTCAAAGCCTTTCTCGTCACTTACGATTACGGCCTGCGCGGTACCGTCGGCAATCTGAATCACTTTGCGGACTCGCTCTGCGCCAACTTCGACAATCTGCAGGAGCACGGGCATCCGAAGTGGAAGCAGGTGAAACTCGAATTGCCGCCGCTCGTGCGTGGATGGAAATACTACGGCCCGGTGGAGAAACATCTGCGCGCCTGTCTCGCGAACAGAAGTGCGGCGATTAACGCAACGGCGGCGCAAGCCGTGCAGAAACCGCGCGCCCCTTGCACGGATCAGGAACGCCTGCTGTTGCTGTGCAAGTAA
- a CDS encoding PLP-dependent aminotransferase family protein, which yields MAESDGNRAASSLAAGTRVGAVMDSLRERIASRSLVPGARVPSIRAMTETLGVSKSTVVEAYDRLVAEGVIVARRGSGFFVSGHAPPLALADLGPRLDREVDPLWLTRQSLEAGAKVLKPGCGWMPSSWLPEDGVRRALRAVARDPHAPLADYANPLGLPALRQQLAWRLAQHGVEAPPEQIVLTDGGTHALDLVCRFLLEPGDTVLIDDPCYFNFQALLRAHRVRIVGVPYTPSGPDLAAFERALIEHRPRLYVTNSAIHNPTGATLAPPVAHRLLKLAGEHNLLIIEDDIFADFEDEPAPRLAAFDGLARVVSIGSFSKTLSAAVRCGYIAARSEWIEPLVDLKLATSFGNGQLAASVVHRLLVDGTYRRHLESMRAKLADAMGETIRRLGYAGLEVWTRPRAGLFVWARLPDALDAADIARHALAESVVFAPGNVFSASQSAAGFLRFNVSQCNRPKVHEALQRAMDASAVSKERA from the coding sequence ATGGCGGAAAGCGATGGCAATCGGGCGGCCTCGAGCCTGGCAGCCGGCACGCGGGTCGGCGCAGTCATGGACAGCTTGCGCGAGCGCATCGCCAGCCGTTCGCTAGTGCCGGGCGCGCGCGTGCCGTCGATCCGAGCGATGACCGAGACGCTCGGTGTGTCGAAGTCGACCGTGGTGGAAGCGTACGACCGGCTGGTCGCGGAAGGAGTGATCGTGGCGCGGCGCGGCTCCGGTTTTTTCGTGTCCGGCCACGCGCCGCCGCTCGCGCTCGCCGATCTCGGGCCGCGGCTGGATCGCGAGGTCGATCCGCTGTGGCTCACGCGGCAGTCGCTGGAGGCCGGTGCAAAAGTGCTCAAGCCGGGCTGCGGCTGGATGCCGTCTTCATGGCTGCCGGAAGACGGCGTGCGCCGCGCGCTGCGTGCCGTGGCGCGCGACCCGCATGCGCCGCTCGCCGACTATGCGAACCCGCTCGGTCTGCCCGCGCTGCGTCAGCAACTCGCGTGGCGGCTCGCGCAGCACGGCGTGGAAGCGCCACCCGAGCAGATCGTGCTGACCGACGGCGGCACGCACGCGCTCGATCTCGTCTGCCGCTTTCTGCTCGAGCCCGGCGACACGGTTCTGATCGACGATCCGTGCTACTTCAACTTCCAGGCGCTGCTGCGCGCGCACCGCGTTCGCATTGTCGGTGTGCCTTATACGCCGTCCGGTCCGGATCTGGCGGCCTTCGAGCGGGCGCTGATCGAGCATCGCCCGCGGCTCTACGTGACCAATTCCGCGATCCACAATCCGACCGGCGCCACGCTTGCGCCGCCCGTCGCGCATCGGCTGCTGAAACTGGCGGGTGAACACAATCTGCTGATCATAGAGGACGACATCTTCGCCGACTTCGAAGACGAACCCGCGCCGCGGCTTGCGGCGTTCGACGGTCTCGCGCGGGTGGTCTCGATCGGCAGCTTTTCGAAGACCTTGTCCGCGGCCGTGCGCTGCGGCTACATCGCGGCGCGCAGCGAATGGATCGAGCCGCTGGTCGATCTGAAGCTGGCCACCTCGTTCGGCAACGGCCAGCTCGCGGCGAGCGTCGTGCATCGTTTGCTGGTGGACGGCACTTACCGCCGGCATCTGGAATCGATGCGCGCGAAGCTCGCCGACGCGATGGGCGAGACGATCAGACGGCTGGGCTATGCAGGCCTTGAAGTATGGACCCGGCCGCGCGCCGGCCTATTCGTGTGGGCGCGTTTGCCGGATGCGCTCGACGCCGCCGATATCGCGCGTCACGCGCTGGCAGAGAGTGTGGTGTTCGCGCCAGGCAACGTGTTCAGCGCTTCGCAATCGGCGGCCGGTTTCCTGCGCTTTAACGTGTCGCAATGCAACCGGCCGAAGGTGCACGAGGCGCTGCAACGGGCGATGGACGCGTCGGCCGTATCGAAGGAGCGCGCCTGA
- a CDS encoding DMT family transporter produces MDKTTNGWVSGMVGVLIFSGSLPATRIAVQGLDPVFLTVARATIAGTLGLLLLLVFREARPARRDLVPLVVVALGVVVGFPLLTALALRHVSSAHAVVFVGLLPLSTAVFGVLRGGERPQPAFWLFSALGSGAVVAFALRHGLDASPLGDALMLAAIVVCGLGYAEGARLSRHLGGWQVISWALVLSLPVMLPLAWWARPASFDGVSHAALWGLAYVSLFSMLIGFVFWYRGLALGGIAGVGQLQLLQPFFGLLLAGLLLHEQVPPAMILVTVVVVACVAGARRFSRSAPVRPAV; encoded by the coding sequence ATGGACAAGACAACGAACGGCTGGGTGAGCGGCATGGTGGGCGTGTTGATTTTCAGCGGCTCGCTGCCCGCCACCCGCATCGCCGTGCAAGGCCTCGATCCGGTGTTTCTGACGGTCGCCCGCGCGACCATCGCGGGCACGCTGGGCCTGTTGCTGCTGCTGGTGTTTCGCGAGGCTCGGCCCGCCAGACGCGACCTCGTCCCGCTGGTGGTGGTCGCACTCGGCGTGGTGGTCGGCTTCCCGCTTCTGACCGCCCTCGCGCTGCGCCACGTGAGCTCCGCGCACGCCGTGGTGTTCGTCGGGCTCCTCCCGCTTTCCACTGCGGTCTTCGGCGTGCTGCGCGGCGGCGAGCGGCCGCAGCCGGCGTTCTGGCTGTTCTCGGCGCTCGGCAGCGGCGCGGTGGTCGCGTTCGCCTTGCGCCACGGCCTCGACGCGTCGCCGCTCGGCGATGCGCTGATGCTGGCGGCGATCGTCGTCTGCGGTCTGGGTTATGCCGAAGGTGCAAGGCTGTCGCGCCATCTCGGCGGCTGGCAGGTGATTTCGTGGGCGCTGGTGCTGTCGCTGCCGGTGATGCTGCCGCTCGCCTGGTGGGCCCGGCCGGCCTCGTTTGATGGCGTGAGCCACGCGGCGCTGTGGGGACTCGCGTACGTGTCGCTCTTCAGCATGCTGATCGGCTTCGTGTTCTGGTATCGCGGACTGGCGCTCGGCGGCATCGCCGGGGTCGGGCAACTGCAGTTGCTGCAGCCGTTCTTCGGTCTGCTGCTCGCCGGGTTGTTGCTGCATGAACAGGTGCCGCCCGCGATGATCCTGGTGACCGTCGTGGTGGTGGCGTGTGTGGCGGGCGCGCGGCGCTTCTCGCGAAGCGCGCCGGTGCGGCCGGCAGTCTGA